A region from the Alosa alosa isolate M-15738 ecotype Scorff River chromosome 7, AALO_Geno_1.1, whole genome shotgun sequence genome encodes:
- the ero1b gene encoding ERO1-like protein beta isoform X1 — translation MLKVTVQNAGLFVLLWLLLGDFVQGWFQYNVNTPQNRQSEKSASDNEEQSCFCQLTGVLDDCFCDVESIDVFNNFKVYPLIRKLTERDFFRYYKVNLRRPCPFWVDDGHCSIKDCHVEPCPESKIPVGIKSGNYNKYSKALNAVEDITECEQIQNLGAINSTLSNQSKEAFADWARHDDAQDHFCELDDETAPESEYVDLMLNPERYTGYKGPSAWRVWNSIYEENCFKPRSVYRPLNPLAPSRGDDDGEAFYNWLEGLCLEKRVFYRLISGLHSSINLHLCAEYLLDEGWGKETWGPNMQEFRRRFDPAEAKGEGTRRLKNLYFLYLIELRALSKVAPYFDRAFVNLYTGSAQEDTATKELLLLLLNETKAFPMHFDEKSMFAGHKIEAKILKEEFRLHFKNISRIMDCVGCSKCRLWGKLQTQGLGTALKILFSEKEIKNLQENTPSKGFQLTRQEIVALLNGFGRLSTSIKELHNFRTLLEEHR, via the exons ATGTTAAAAGTCACGGTTCAGAACGCAGGACTATTTGTATTACTGTGGCTGCTCCTTGGAGATTTTGTTCAGGGGTGGTTTCAATACAACGTCAACACGCCACAGAACCGTCAGTCCGAGAAAAGTGCATCCGACAACGAAGAGCAAAGCTGTTTTTGCCAA TTGACTGGTGTTCTGGACGACTGCTTTTGCGATGTCGAGAGCATCGATGTCTTCAACAACTTCAAGGTCTACCCCCTCATTAGGAAGCTCACAGAGAGAGACTTCTTCAGGTATTACAAG GTGAACCTGAGGCGTCCGTGCCCCTTCTGGGTGGACGATGGCCACTGCTCCATCAAAGACTGCCACGTGGAGCCCTGCCCGGAG AGCAAGATCCCTGTGGGAATCAAGTCGGGCAACTACAACAAG TACTCCAAGGCCTTGAACGCCGTGGAGGACATTACAGAGTGTGAGCAGATTCAGAATCTGGGCGCCATCAACAGTACACTCAG CAACCAGAGCAAAGAGGCGTTTGCAGACTGGGCTCGCCATGACGACGCCCAAGACCACTTCTGTGAGCTGGACG atGAGACGGCTCCAGAGTCAGAGTATGTGGATCTGATGTTGAACCCAGAGCGCTACACGGGCTACAAGGGCCCCTCAGCCTGGAGGGTGTGGAACAGCATCTATGAGGAGAACTGCTTCAA GCCCAGATCAGTGTACCGGCCTTTAAACCCCCTGGCTCCCAGccgag GGGATGATGATG GTGAGGCCTTCTATAATTGGCTGGAAG GCTTGTGTCTGGAGAAGAGAGTGTTCTACCGGCTTATCTCCGGCCTCCACAGCAGCATCAACCTCCACCTGTGCGCTGAGTATCTGCTAGATG aGGGCTGGGGCAAGGAGACGTGGGGCCCCAACATGCAGGAGTTCCGGCGGCGCTTCGACCCGGCGGAGGCCAAGGGCGAGGGCACGCGGCGCCTGAAGAACCTCTACTTCCTCTACCTCATCGAGCTGCGCGCCCTCTCCAAGGTGGCGCCCTACTTCGACCGCGCCTTCGTCAACCTGTACACGGGCAGCGCCCAGGAGGACACCGCCACCaaggagctgctgctgctgctgcttaacGAGACCAA agCTTTCCCCATGCACTTCGATGAGAAGTCCATGTTCGCAGGACACAAAATAGAGGCCAAAATCCTGAAG gaGGAGTTCAGGTTGCACTTTAAGAACATCTCTCGCATCATGGACTGTGTGGGCTGCAGTAAATGTCGCTTATGGGGGAAGCTTCAG aCACAAGGCCTGGGTACAGCCCTGAAGATCCTTTTCTCAGAGAAGGAGATCAAGAACCTTCAGGAGAACACCCCCTCCAAGGGCTTCCAGCTGACCAGGCAAGAGATCGTTGCCCTGCTCAACGGCTTCGGCAG ATTATCCACAAGCATAAAAGAGCTGCATAACTTCAGAACCTTGCTGGAGGAACATAGGTAA
- the ero1b gene encoding ERO1-like protein beta isoform X2, translating into MSGNICSPWTTSLLHILYFGLLHAKLTGVLDDCFCDVESIDVFNNFKVYPLIRKLTERDFFRYYKVNLRRPCPFWVDDGHCSIKDCHVEPCPESKIPVGIKSGNYNKYSKALNAVEDITECEQIQNLGAINSTLSNQSKEAFADWARHDDAQDHFCELDDETAPESEYVDLMLNPERYTGYKGPSAWRVWNSIYEENCFKPRSVYRPLNPLAPSRGDDDGEAFYNWLEGLCLEKRVFYRLISGLHSSINLHLCAEYLLDEGWGKETWGPNMQEFRRRFDPAEAKGEGTRRLKNLYFLYLIELRALSKVAPYFDRAFVNLYTGSAQEDTATKELLLLLLNETKAFPMHFDEKSMFAGHKIEAKILKEEFRLHFKNISRIMDCVGCSKCRLWGKLQTQGLGTALKILFSEKEIKNLQENTPSKGFQLTRQEIVALLNGFGRLSTSIKELHNFRTLLEEHR; encoded by the exons ATGTCCGGAAATATTTGTAGCCCTTGGACAACATCGTTACTGCACATTCTTTATTTTGGATTACTGCATGCTAAG TTGACTGGTGTTCTGGACGACTGCTTTTGCGATGTCGAGAGCATCGATGTCTTCAACAACTTCAAGGTCTACCCCCTCATTAGGAAGCTCACAGAGAGAGACTTCTTCAGGTATTACAAG GTGAACCTGAGGCGTCCGTGCCCCTTCTGGGTGGACGATGGCCACTGCTCCATCAAAGACTGCCACGTGGAGCCCTGCCCGGAG AGCAAGATCCCTGTGGGAATCAAGTCGGGCAACTACAACAAG TACTCCAAGGCCTTGAACGCCGTGGAGGACATTACAGAGTGTGAGCAGATTCAGAATCTGGGCGCCATCAACAGTACACTCAG CAACCAGAGCAAAGAGGCGTTTGCAGACTGGGCTCGCCATGACGACGCCCAAGACCACTTCTGTGAGCTGGACG atGAGACGGCTCCAGAGTCAGAGTATGTGGATCTGATGTTGAACCCAGAGCGCTACACGGGCTACAAGGGCCCCTCAGCCTGGAGGGTGTGGAACAGCATCTATGAGGAGAACTGCTTCAA GCCCAGATCAGTGTACCGGCCTTTAAACCCCCTGGCTCCCAGccgag GGGATGATGATG GTGAGGCCTTCTATAATTGGCTGGAAG GCTTGTGTCTGGAGAAGAGAGTGTTCTACCGGCTTATCTCCGGCCTCCACAGCAGCATCAACCTCCACCTGTGCGCTGAGTATCTGCTAGATG aGGGCTGGGGCAAGGAGACGTGGGGCCCCAACATGCAGGAGTTCCGGCGGCGCTTCGACCCGGCGGAGGCCAAGGGCGAGGGCACGCGGCGCCTGAAGAACCTCTACTTCCTCTACCTCATCGAGCTGCGCGCCCTCTCCAAGGTGGCGCCCTACTTCGACCGCGCCTTCGTCAACCTGTACACGGGCAGCGCCCAGGAGGACACCGCCACCaaggagctgctgctgctgctgcttaacGAGACCAA agCTTTCCCCATGCACTTCGATGAGAAGTCCATGTTCGCAGGACACAAAATAGAGGCCAAAATCCTGAAG gaGGAGTTCAGGTTGCACTTTAAGAACATCTCTCGCATCATGGACTGTGTGGGCTGCAGTAAATGTCGCTTATGGGGGAAGCTTCAG aCACAAGGCCTGGGTACAGCCCTGAAGATCCTTTTCTCAGAGAAGGAGATCAAGAACCTTCAGGAGAACACCCCCTCCAAGGGCTTCCAGCTGACCAGGCAAGAGATCGTTGCCCTGCTCAACGGCTTCGGCAG ATTATCCACAAGCATAAAAGAGCTGCATAACTTCAGAACCTTGCTGGAGGAACATAGGTAA